One segment of Phycisphaerales bacterium DNA contains the following:
- a CDS encoding ThuA domain-containing protein, whose product MAQEHTPHQTNQTTTSPKWLTFPGSKDQAPGHGRRIVLLAGDEEYRSEEAMPLLGRILSHELGFECVVLFSQDDSGEINPENLHNIPGLQLIDDADLLVVFLRFRELPDDDMAHIVDYINSGKPVIAYRTATHAFNYRKNRDSPYANWTYNSQDPQGGFGGHILGETWVAHHGHHGHEATRGVIPVDAKDHPIVRGADDIFGPTDVYAVGSLPKDATVLVRGAILEGMNPDDQPVADKRNDPMMPIAWIRERPMPDGSKQRIFVTTMGTAEDFSSAGLRRLSANAALWCVGQEDQIPPQGVRADSIGPWEPTAFGFSGHRKGNYKPDDFRDGSPWAENPASKPNNGSS is encoded by the coding sequence ATGGCACAAGAACACACCCCTCATCAAACAAACCAGACAACGACTTCGCCAAAATGGCTCACTTTTCCTGGCTCAAAAGACCAAGCTCCCGGTCATGGGCGTCGTATTGTTCTTCTTGCCGGCGATGAAGAATACCGCTCCGAAGAAGCAATGCCATTACTGGGGCGTATCTTAAGCCATGAGCTGGGATTCGAGTGCGTTGTTTTATTTAGCCAGGATGACAGTGGTGAAATCAACCCTGAAAATCTGCATAACATCCCCGGCCTTCAACTTATTGATGATGCGGATCTCTTGGTTGTCTTCTTGAGATTTAGAGAACTGCCAGATGACGATATGGCTCACATCGTTGATTACATTAATAGCGGTAAGCCAGTCATTGCGTATCGAACTGCTACACATGCATTTAACTATCGAAAGAATCGGGATAGTCCTTATGCAAACTGGACCTACAATAGCCAGGATCCTCAGGGTGGATTCGGTGGTCATATTCTCGGTGAAACTTGGGTAGCACATCACGGACACCACGGCCACGAAGCGACGCGTGGCGTCATCCCAGTCGATGCAAAAGATCATCCAATAGTACGTGGTGCTGATGACATCTTCGGACCTACGGATGTCTACGCCGTTGGCTCATTACCAAAAGATGCGACGGTCCTGGTACGCGGCGCTATCTTAGAAGGGATGAATCCAGATGATCAACCTGTGGCTGATAAACGAAACGACCCAATGATGCCCATCGCATGGATCCGTGAGCGCCCAATGCCTGATGGATCCAAACAACGTATTTTTGTCACCACGATGGGCACAGCCGAGGACTTTTCCAGCGCTGGTCTACGGCGACTTTCAGCCAACGCTGCACTTTGGTGTGTAGGCCAAGAAGATCAGATTCCTCCGCAAGGTGTTCGAGCAGATTCCATAGGCCCTTGGGAGCCAACTGCATTTGGCTTTAGCGGTCATCGAAAGGGAAACTACAAACCCGATGACTTTCGGGATGGGTCTCCATGGGCAGAAAATCCTGCCTCCAAACCCAATAATGGCTCTTCCTGA
- a CDS encoding DUF2237 domain-containing protein, whose translation MIQNIEDPQAQRSVLGEPLLSCSQAPLTGFYRTGCCETGADDAGSHTVCILATAEFLAFSKSAGNDLSTPIPEYGFPGIKPGDRWCLCAARWLEALEAGCAPQVILEATNQRALEILDLDDLRAHTIS comes from the coding sequence ATGATCCAAAATATCGAAGATCCACAAGCCCAGCGAAGCGTGCTTGGTGAACCACTCCTCAGCTGTTCTCAAGCCCCTCTGACAGGCTTCTATCGAACTGGCTGCTGTGAAACAGGTGCAGATGATGCTGGCTCACATACCGTGTGTATTTTGGCCACAGCTGAATTTCTAGCCTTTTCGAAGTCGGCTGGAAATGACCTGAGCACGCCCATACCTGAGTATGGCTTTCCCGGAATCAAGCCCGGAGATCGCTGGTGCCTCTGCGCTGCCCGCTGGCTTGAGGCTCTGGAAGCGGGTTGTGCCCCGCAGGTGATCTTAGAAGCGACCAATCAGCGGGCGCTGGAGATCCTCGATTTAGACGACCTGAGAGCCCATACCATCAGCTGA
- a CDS encoding MFS transporter, with amino-acid sequence MIAKSSSKYGTAATVSENKRNSGILLLIAAGMAQFIVCADWWAAAIALPPMAEDFGVAAVDLQWVITGYIMTFCAVLGVAGPLGDRYGRKLILQIGIFVFALVSLWVGFSQTVTMVIVSRVALGIGGGLLFPLATAVVSEASSPGRLPRNLSILLGVAILGAAVGPVMGGALTHALSWRWIFFCNLPICAVAFVMVQVFAKESRDPNAKGRLDYFGILFLLIGIGAISVSIDRIPHWPLYGWLSVGFAGVIALLAFGWLELKIKSPLVNLRLLSNRQFVGFAVGGMAGNIAWSIIVFGSTLLLQQVLHFSALDAGLFFLFISCSTAIASFLGARLERQFGATLLVAVALVLQAIGLIIMFIDDNPIWLAIAMVVAGFGCAWSWSMSQAGAIITMPKEKVGMASGSIMTVVILAGNTAIVIVATIIDVYQREHGGNYAVGIEVSYLIGACAAVVGLVGLLLILGHSMKAGKAIEKTS; translated from the coding sequence TTGATCGCAAAATCATCATCAAAATATGGTACCGCTGCAACAGTGAGTGAAAACAAGAGAAATTCAGGCATACTGCTTTTGATTGCAGCGGGCATGGCTCAATTCATTGTTTGCGCTGATTGGTGGGCCGCTGCGATCGCGCTGCCTCCGATGGCTGAAGATTTTGGTGTTGCAGCAGTTGATCTTCAGTGGGTGATTACTGGATACATCATGACATTCTGTGCGGTATTGGGTGTCGCAGGCCCACTTGGCGATCGGTATGGTCGCAAGCTTATTCTACAGATAGGCATCTTTGTATTTGCGTTGGTCTCGCTTTGGGTGGGTTTTTCTCAAACAGTAACCATGGTCATTGTGTCGCGGGTTGCTCTTGGAATTGGAGGAGGCTTGCTCTTTCCTCTCGCGACGGCAGTGGTCAGCGAAGCAAGTTCGCCTGGAAGACTGCCGCGTAATCTTTCGATTCTCTTGGGCGTTGCTATTTTGGGCGCTGCAGTTGGGCCTGTGATGGGTGGGGCGCTCACGCATGCACTGAGTTGGCGATGGATATTCTTCTGTAATCTGCCCATTTGCGCTGTGGCATTTGTCATGGTTCAGGTCTTTGCCAAAGAATCACGTGATCCCAATGCCAAGGGGCGATTGGATTATTTTGGCATTCTATTCCTGTTGATCGGCATTGGCGCTATCTCGGTGAGTATCGATCGGATTCCGCATTGGCCGCTCTACGGTTGGCTTTCAGTGGGTTTCGCAGGTGTCATTGCGTTGCTTGCCTTTGGCTGGCTGGAACTCAAGATCAAGTCACCCCTCGTCAACCTACGTCTTTTGAGTAACCGGCAGTTTGTCGGTTTTGCCGTTGGTGGCATGGCCGGGAACATTGCCTGGAGCATCATTGTTTTTGGGAGCACGCTACTGCTACAACAAGTGCTTCATTTTTCGGCACTGGACGCAGGGCTATTCTTTTTATTCATCAGTTGCAGTACTGCGATTGCAAGTTTCTTAGGTGCGCGTCTAGAGCGTCAATTTGGGGCGACTTTGCTGGTTGCAGTGGCGCTGGTATTACAGGCGATTGGTCTCATCATTATGTTTATCGACGATAACCCCATATGGCTTGCGATCGCGATGGTTGTTGCTGGATTTGGATGCGCGTGGTCATGGTCAATGTCACAGGCTGGTGCGATTATTACCATGCCGAAAGAAAAGGTTGGTATGGCAAGTGGCTCCATCATGACAGTCGTTATTTTGGCGGGCAATACGGCGATCGTCATTGTTGCCACGATCATAGATGTCTATCAGAGAGAACATGGCGGTAACTACGCTGTTGGTATAGAAGTGTCTTACCTGATCGGTGCATGCGCTGCAGTTGTTGGGCTCGTCGGATTGCTGTTGATTCTCGGTCATAGTATGAAGGCAGGCAAAGCGATTGAAAAGACAAGCTAA
- a CDS encoding serine/threonine-protein kinase — protein sequence MMSEHDQGIQTIVLAALSRTGQERQAYLDGACLNDPQLRQKVESLIEQAEAPVSDEAQVHAKATVVDDVAARGTGQSVAGKGHPKQIAHFKIRRVIGSGGMGTVYEGIQETPRRKVAVKVMRNGVTSRSAMRRFSFEAQILARLHHQGIAQIHEAGTWDDGTGGVPWFAMEYIAGAKTLQEYAQEKKLTTRERLELFIKVCDAVSHGHQKGIIHRDLKPGNILVDHHGQPKVIDFGVARATDSDMAVTTLQTDVGQLIGTVQYMSPEQCEADPDILDTRSDVYSLGVILYELLCDEPPYDLSTVPVYEAARVIREKPLSRPSTINKALRGDIETIVMKALEKDRDRRYQSAHELQRDIENYLGDRPIEARPPSIAYQLQVFARRHRALVVSAAAIVIVLIIATVVSIILAVNATRSAGEARAANAEAEVANAQLSGALAKVTKAEEEARRSLDIANEQRSIAQDHFAKLTAAVGNLEAARDEALENIQMLSRMVDLTIELLSMGAPRNAQGRDMTIKDILKHAASEIDRRFGDMPHLEAPARRATGELLWEIGELELAREQLERAIALFNSFDGQKARNREKFETAASYARVLRDLGAFEDARGIATFIIDNGVDEVPSTAHIYAGAKEVLADVIESTTATGTISLRREVIEKLKTSSRELPLATHLRAKSKLAGALIIDHSLIGSTRETDSLNEAAVIIEEVLPLAEAELGQLHPVTLDIRQQQGHLYFHKRDSVRALELYSQVLDDSRVLYDPGNIKIANAATAVAMVEMMSGGNDSTEALFTEAIDIYETTVGEQYPAAYNARTFLANLMTAQERHDEAEPLLRSVFDVMSERHGRNSMQAANVKATLAVSLLIQGKLEEGVPLWHESVDQIKSFIQDENSIAVLQMRNILVISYIIHRPEEADVLADALMADSIEAYGIGHNVPLSYMAAAVKTYSEEEYLQRAVTVLERYLAHPDAETQITEETQINLNAWLAELYYDMGELDRSEGILRATITRAEALWGPFHEKPINGKSKLAIIMADRGEVDDALAMSHDLLMRAREHLGNDAPDVLVFEGKFMGLASDHQRWDLGDAVMDHRLERWQDDPAQLTRFAEMILDSDFKDYQNRYTGHALRAAQRLVELRGLEDPQAASLLARSYLLDGDHVQAIAWSSRAILSAGEGHEEMEAYETILMSAQDAMDSMTTVNIQEEPAPDPVTVEAGP from the coding sequence ATGATGTCAGAACATGACCAGGGAATTCAGACGATCGTATTGGCCGCACTCTCTCGTACTGGTCAAGAACGACAGGCCTATCTCGATGGCGCTTGTCTGAATGATCCGCAATTGCGTCAAAAGGTTGAATCCTTAATTGAACAAGCGGAAGCACCGGTGAGTGATGAAGCTCAAGTGCATGCAAAGGCAACCGTGGTTGATGATGTGGCGGCCAGGGGAACTGGACAGTCGGTTGCTGGCAAGGGACATCCCAAACAGATCGCTCATTTTAAGATACGCCGTGTCATTGGTTCTGGTGGTATGGGTACGGTCTATGAAGGCATTCAAGAAACACCACGTCGCAAGGTTGCGGTTAAGGTCATGCGCAATGGCGTCACCTCTCGAAGTGCCATGCGGCGTTTCAGTTTTGAAGCGCAGATTCTAGCGCGACTTCACCATCAGGGTATTGCGCAAATTCACGAAGCGGGTACTTGGGATGATGGTACTGGTGGCGTGCCTTGGTTCGCGATGGAGTACATTGCTGGGGCTAAAACCCTTCAAGAGTACGCCCAGGAAAAGAAACTCACGACACGTGAACGTCTAGAGCTTTTTATCAAGGTCTGTGATGCAGTCAGTCATGGGCATCAGAAGGGGATCATTCATCGTGATCTTAAGCCAGGCAATATCCTCGTAGATCATCATGGACAGCCGAAGGTCATTGACTTTGGCGTTGCTCGGGCAACAGACTCTGACATGGCCGTCACCACGCTGCAAACCGATGTCGGGCAATTGATCGGCACCGTGCAATACATGAGCCCTGAACAGTGCGAAGCCGATCCCGACATCCTCGACACGCGTAGCGATGTCTACTCGTTGGGGGTTATTCTCTATGAGCTGCTCTGTGATGAGCCACCTTATGACCTCAGTACGGTTCCAGTCTATGAGGCTGCTCGGGTCATTCGCGAAAAACCACTAAGCCGACCGAGCACGATTAACAAAGCGCTTCGTGGTGACATCGAGACGATTGTCATGAAGGCGCTGGAGAAGGATCGTGATCGTCGCTATCAATCGGCTCACGAACTTCAACGCGATATCGAGAACTATCTGGGTGATCGCCCCATAGAGGCCCGGCCGCCCAGTATTGCATATCAACTACAAGTATTTGCTCGTCGTCATCGAGCTCTGGTTGTCTCTGCAGCAGCCATCGTGATTGTTCTCATTATCGCGACAGTCGTCAGTATTATCTTGGCAGTCAATGCCACGCGAAGTGCTGGTGAAGCGCGCGCGGCCAATGCTGAGGCAGAAGTGGCCAACGCGCAGCTCAGCGGCGCTCTTGCGAAGGTAACCAAGGCTGAGGAGGAGGCCCGCCGATCCCTTGATATCGCAAATGAGCAACGATCGATAGCCCAGGATCACTTTGCCAAGCTGACCGCAGCCGTAGGAAATCTGGAAGCGGCTCGAGATGAAGCCCTTGAGAACATACAGATGCTCAGCCGCATGGTCGACTTGACTATCGAGTTGTTGTCCATGGGCGCTCCGCGCAATGCACAGGGTCGCGATATGACCATCAAGGACATTCTTAAGCATGCAGCCAGCGAGATCGACCGTCGTTTTGGGGATATGCCACACCTCGAGGCACCTGCGCGCAGGGCCACTGGTGAGCTGCTTTGGGAAATCGGCGAGCTCGAACTTGCACGAGAACAGCTAGAGCGAGCCATTGCCCTCTTTAATAGTTTTGATGGACAGAAGGCACGCAATCGAGAGAAGTTTGAGACCGCTGCTTCATATGCAAGAGTGCTGCGTGATCTCGGAGCGTTTGAAGATGCCAGGGGCATAGCGACTTTTATCATTGACAATGGAGTAGATGAAGTGCCCAGCACCGCTCACATCTACGCGGGAGCAAAGGAAGTTCTTGCCGATGTGATTGAGTCGACCACAGCGACTGGCACGATCTCTTTACGTCGCGAGGTCATAGAAAAACTCAAGACAAGCAGTCGTGAGCTGCCTCTGGCGACACATCTGAGAGCGAAGTCAAAATTGGCCGGCGCATTAATCATTGACCATTCTCTCATTGGATCAACCAGAGAAACAGACTCGTTAAATGAGGCGGCAGTGATCATCGAGGAAGTGTTGCCACTGGCCGAGGCAGAACTGGGGCAATTGCATCCGGTCACGCTCGATATTCGCCAGCAACAAGGTCATCTTTACTTCCATAAGCGAGATAGTGTACGGGCCCTTGAGTTGTACTCACAGGTGCTTGATGACTCGCGTGTGTTATACGATCCAGGAAACATTAAGATTGCAAACGCCGCGACGGCCGTTGCAATGGTTGAAATGATGTCTGGTGGGAATGATAGTACCGAGGCGTTGTTTACTGAAGCGATTGATATTTACGAGACCACGGTTGGCGAACAGTATCCAGCGGCGTACAACGCCAGAACATTTCTTGCGAATCTTATGACGGCTCAGGAACGACATGATGAAGCCGAGCCACTGCTTCGATCTGTGTTCGATGTGATGTCTGAAAGGCATGGTCGTAACAGTATGCAGGCAGCAAATGTCAAGGCGACACTTGCAGTGTCACTGCTGATACAAGGGAAGTTAGAAGAAGGTGTGCCTTTGTGGCACGAGTCGGTCGATCAGATCAAATCTTTTATCCAAGATGAAAACTCAATTGCCGTTCTGCAAATGAGGAATATCTTGGTCATTAGTTACATTATCCATCGACCAGAAGAAGCAGATGTACTGGCTGATGCTTTGATGGCAGATTCAATTGAAGCGTATGGGATCGGTCACAATGTTCCCTTGAGTTACATGGCTGCAGCAGTGAAAACATATAGCGAAGAGGAATATCTCCAACGTGCGGTGACTGTGCTGGAGCGCTATCTGGCTCATCCTGACGCAGAGACCCAAATCACTGAAGAAACACAAATTAATCTTAATGCTTGGCTGGCAGAGCTCTATTACGACATGGGAGAACTCGATCGCAGTGAGGGGATCTTGCGTGCGACCATCACAAGGGCTGAGGCACTGTGGGGTCCTTTTCATGAAAAGCCAATCAACGGTAAGAGTAAGTTGGCCATCATCATGGCTGATCGGGGTGAAGTTGATGACGCGCTGGCAATGTCACACGACTTACTGATGCGTGCTCGTGAGCACTTGGGTAACGATGCACCTGACGTACTTGTCTTTGAGGGCAAATTCATGGGGTTAGCATCGGATCATCAGCGTTGGGATCTTGGCGATGCAGTGATGGACCACAGGCTTGAGCGATGGCAAGATGATCCAGCACAACTGACTCGTTTTGCAGAGATGATTCTTGACAGTGATTTCAAGGACTATCAAAACCGCTACACAGGGCATGCCTTACGAGCGGCGCAGCGGCTGGTTGAGCTTCGCGGCCTTGAAGATCCTCAGGCAGCATCACTCCTGGCACGCTCTTATCTGTTAGATGGGGATCACGTGCAGGCCATTGCTTGGAGCAGTCGAGCGATTCTTTCCGCTGGTGAGGGGCATGAGGAGATGGAGGCCTATGAGACGATCCTGATGAGCGCTCAGGATGCCATGGATTCGATGACCACCGTCAATATCCAAGAAGAGCCTGCTCCAGATCCGGTGACAGTCGAAGCGGGACCATAA
- a CDS encoding RNA-binding protein yields the protein MKLYVGNLNFDTNEDSVREAFSAFGTVDDVAIITDRQTGRPRGFGFVTMNNDGEAKAAMEALNGQDLEGRALNVNEARERSSSGGGGGGGGGGGRDRW from the coding sequence TTGAAACTCTACGTAGGCAATTTGAACTTTGATACTAACGAAGACTCCGTCCGCGAGGCGTTTAGCGCTTTTGGAACAGTGGACGATGTCGCCATCATCACAGACCGTCAGACCGGCCGCCCCCGCGGTTTTGGATTCGTGACCATGAATAATGACGGTGAGGCGAAAGCCGCGATGGAAGCCCTTAACGGACAAGACCTTGAAGGTCGCGCCCTTAACGTCAATGAAGCGCGTGAGCGCTCCAGCAGTGGCGGTGGCGGCGGTGGCGGTGGCGGCGGTGGTCGCGACCGCTGGTAA
- a CDS encoding endonuclease/exonuclease/phosphatase family protein, translated as MRSITNTLLLGFLSILLVIAPSRAQTVEERSQAPAPAQALRVLVWNVLHGGNDVESGAEKALEIIRQAKPDVVLMQESYDIDGERGLLGPWIASELGWNSFQGSSTHLCILTPLKIEKTYEHDVWHGVGAKLRDKAGRLFIAYSIWIDYRAYIGYHLRDHPEATDEELLACETTNSQRLAEAKAIVEHLKAQEHLAAEVPLLVGGDFNCPSHLDWTTDTAIIGTYRRALPLPVSTLMADTGFIDTYRVVHPNPVQRPGITWTPMFRGSAEKPQPLDRIDRLYLHNPEAGPMLMPTAAEVLPKQWAPLDQPAQQHDFPSDHGAVVIDLNWQDPKATD; from the coding sequence ATGCGCTCAATCACAAATACATTACTTCTCGGCTTTCTTTCCATCCTGCTGGTCATTGCGCCCAGTCGTGCTCAGACCGTAGAGGAGAGATCACAAGCACCGGCGCCGGCACAGGCTTTGCGTGTGCTGGTGTGGAATGTCTTGCATGGTGGCAATGATGTCGAAAGCGGCGCCGAGAAAGCACTTGAGATTATTCGTCAGGCCAAGCCCGATGTGGTCCTGATGCAAGAAAGTTACGACATCGACGGTGAGCGTGGTTTGTTGGGTCCATGGATTGCAAGCGAGTTAGGTTGGAATTCCTTCCAAGGATCGAGCACGCATCTGTGTATTTTAACCCCTCTGAAGATCGAAAAAACATATGAACATGATGTCTGGCATGGCGTGGGCGCCAAACTTAGAGACAAAGCAGGGCGTCTTTTTATCGCGTATTCAATTTGGATCGACTACCGCGCCTATATTGGTTATCACCTGCGCGATCATCCAGAAGCCACAGATGAAGAACTGCTGGCATGTGAGACCACCAACTCGCAACGCTTAGCTGAGGCGAAAGCGATTGTGGAACATCTCAAAGCTCAAGAGCACCTCGCTGCTGAAGTGCCACTTTTAGTTGGTGGTGACTTTAATTGTCCTTCACACCTAGACTGGACGACCGATACCGCAATCATAGGTACGTACCGTCGTGCGTTGCCGCTACCGGTGAGCACATTGATGGCTGATACTGGTTTCATTGATACCTACCGGGTGGTGCATCCCAATCCTGTGCAGCGACCAGGTATTACCTGGACACCAATGTTTCGCGGTAGTGCTGAAAAGCCACAGCCGCTCGATCGTATTGATCGTCTGTACTTGCATAACCCAGAGGCTGGGCCAATGCTGATGCCAACCGCCGCTGAGGTCTTGCCAAAGCAATGGGCGCCATTAGATCAGCCAGCCCAGCAACATGACTTTCCAAGTGATCATGGTGCGGTGGTCATTGATCTGAATTGGCAGGATCCCAAAGCAACCGATTGA
- a CDS encoding FAD-dependent monooxygenase, translated as MSKIKRVIIIGGGMAGLTLSLALKKHGIESVVYEQYDHRQRLDTGLLLWGFATNRLKDLGVDMNAVGKFLEHIEIYGAKNELVAELPVGQVSREHGTGSYEINRRRLSELMEELLGDSLNRGCRCQATHTDGQTAVAEFEDGSTVEGDLLIGCDGAHSVVRSSLYPNVELEKSNGGGWGAVLPFHPPGLKEACHLDFWQPGTKCGIADIGNGECRWYVNLRKGGPSSESHKKESALAAPKHPHPVLTEAINATDDALIWITEQTYLKPLPSWHKGRVMLVGDAAHASTSHAAMGACTAITDAFELGNMIASDKPVKEVIQTFEDERKPIADEVLKKSKSGLSMSASNSRIWAWFRDMAFRHMPEKQAKEITEKMVLAQESEKDASQ; from the coding sequence ATGAGCAAGATCAAGCGTGTCATTATTATTGGCGGTGGAATGGCTGGACTCACGCTCAGCTTAGCATTGAAAAAGCATGGCATTGAGAGTGTGGTGTATGAACAATATGACCACCGACAGCGACTGGACACTGGACTTCTCTTGTGGGGGTTTGCCACCAATAGGCTCAAGGATCTTGGCGTTGACATGAATGCAGTCGGCAAGTTTCTAGAACACATCGAGATATATGGCGCTAAAAACGAACTTGTGGCAGAGTTACCCGTTGGTCAAGTCAGTCGCGAACACGGAACCGGTTCCTATGAAATTAACCGAAGGCGCTTAAGTGAATTGATGGAAGAGCTTCTTGGAGACTCACTAAATAGAGGCTGTCGTTGCCAAGCAACACATACTGACGGACAAACCGCCGTAGCTGAATTCGAAGACGGATCGACTGTGGAAGGTGATCTTCTCATAGGCTGTGATGGCGCACACTCAGTCGTCCGAAGTTCACTGTACCCAAATGTTGAACTTGAGAAATCCAATGGCGGTGGATGGGGCGCGGTACTGCCCTTCCATCCACCTGGATTAAAAGAAGCATGCCATCTCGACTTTTGGCAACCTGGCACCAAATGCGGCATTGCTGATATCGGCAATGGTGAATGCCGTTGGTATGTCAATCTTCGAAAAGGTGGCCCCTCTAGCGAATCACACAAGAAAGAGTCTGCCTTAGCTGCACCCAAACATCCACATCCAGTTCTCACTGAAGCGATTAATGCAACAGATGACGCCTTGATATGGATTACAGAGCAAACCTATCTCAAGCCCCTTCCTTCTTGGCATAAAGGACGCGTGATGCTGGTCGGTGATGCAGCGCATGCTTCAACATCACATGCCGCAATGGGTGCGTGCACCGCAATTACCGATGCCTTTGAGCTCGGCAATATGATTGCATCAGATAAACCAGTCAAAGAAGTCATACAGACATTTGAAGACGAACGAAAACCGATTGCTGATGAAGTACTGAAAAAATCAAAGTCAGGACTGAGCATGTCGGCATCAAATTCTCGCATCTGGGCATGGTTCCGAGATATGGCCTTCCGGCATATGCCAGAAAAACAAGCGAAGGAAATAACCGAGAAAATGGTGCTGGCTCAAGAGAGCGAGAAAGATGCATCGCAGTGA
- a CDS encoding MFS transporter, with protein MKRLLPLYLTIFNGFVGYSLMIAVFTPLFIHGHGQLAPTQWSLGKRSVILGIVLSLYPLGQFFGSPMLGALSDRFGRRAPLNISIALCVLGYVFIAYAVGGQVLWLLMAALFITGIIEANIAIAQSAIADVTTEEDRGRRFGYIYVAVSLAYVIGPLVGGKLADPSLVSWFGPAIPFWATAILIAFSFLYTFGVFRETLPQDKRLKGTLVKSIVNIASIFTDCGIRRIYLSNFLLYLAIFGFFRCFPMFIVDKFGLDISTESEFIAWVAVPIILMNFFVNALVFKRLSYRMAAVIGGVLMGGFMVIVVLPSEQWMLWITLFLVAAPLALCMTAIAALISSVVGADRQGRVMGNNQAIQVGAEGLSGILGGLIAAIAIWLPLIVLAGIAIVGVALLICKRLPEANASCGGSSSG; from the coding sequence TTGAAAAGATTACTGCCTCTTTATCTGACTATCTTTAACGGCTTTGTTGGATATAGCCTCATGATTGCGGTGTTTACACCGCTCTTTATCCATGGGCACGGTCAGTTGGCACCGACTCAATGGTCGCTTGGTAAGCGGAGTGTCATCTTAGGGATCGTATTGAGTCTCTATCCGCTGGGACAGTTTTTTGGTTCACCAATGCTCGGCGCCCTGTCAGATCGCTTTGGGCGCAGAGCCCCGCTCAACATCTCAATTGCATTGTGTGTCTTGGGCTATGTGTTTATTGCCTATGCGGTAGGGGGGCAGGTGCTCTGGTTACTGATGGCAGCGTTGTTTATCACGGGCATTATTGAAGCCAATATTGCCATTGCTCAAAGTGCCATCGCAGATGTCACAACTGAAGAAGATCGAGGGCGGCGTTTTGGCTACATCTATGTAGCTGTTTCGCTTGCCTATGTCATTGGTCCGTTGGTTGGTGGAAAACTTGCTGATCCAAGCCTTGTGTCATGGTTTGGTCCTGCCATTCCATTCTGGGCAACAGCAATCTTGATTGCATTTTCTTTTCTTTACACCTTTGGAGTGTTTAGAGAAACATTGCCTCAAGATAAACGCCTCAAGGGCACATTGGTGAAGTCGATTGTCAACATTGCCTCGATCTTCACGGATTGTGGCATCCGCCGAATCTACCTAAGCAACTTCCTGCTGTATTTAGCAATATTCGGTTTCTTTCGTTGCTTTCCAATGTTTATCGTCGACAAGTTTGGGCTCGATATATCGACTGAATCTGAGTTCATTGCCTGGGTCGCTGTACCCATCATCCTGATGAACTTTTTCGTTAACGCGCTGGTCTTTAAGCGTCTGTCCTATCGCATGGCAGCCGTGATTGGTGGCGTACTGATGGGTGGCTTTATGGTCATTGTGGTGTTGCCAAGTGAGCAGTGGATGCTCTGGATCACGCTCTTTTTAGTGGCAGCGCCGTTGGCCTTATGTATGACCGCTATTGCGGCGCTTATTTCGAGCGTTGTGGGAGCTGATCGCCAGGGACGGGTGATGGGGAACAATCAGGCCATTCAAGTTGGTGCAGAAGGACTATCGGGCATACTCGGAGGGCTTATCGCTGCGATCGCTATTTGGCTGCCTTTGATTGTATTGGCGGGGATTGCCATCGTCGGTGTCGCGCTATTGATTTGTAAACGACTCCCCGAGGCCAACGCTTCTTGCGGTGGATCATCTTCAGGCTGA
- a CDS encoding carbonic anhydrase: protein MQKLTPEQALETLMAGNTRYVANRQNPHDYAAERQGLVQNQEPFAAVIRCADSRVAPEIIFDQAMGELFVCGVAGNIPTDEIIASLEYAVSILGTPLIMIEGHTNCGAVHAALTHRNDLSQLPGSLPDLITQILPCTSALQGDESGWLDQAVTNNVNAGIRRILERSQVIQEAVESGTCQVLGGVYHLESGIFNLIDGESQ from the coding sequence ATGCAAAAGCTGACCCCTGAACAAGCTCTTGAGACGCTCATGGCTGGGAATACCCGCTATGTGGCCAATCGGCAAAATCCCCATGATTACGCTGCCGAACGACAAGGGCTTGTCCAGAATCAAGAGCCTTTTGCAGCGGTCATTCGCTGCGCTGACTCACGCGTCGCTCCTGAAATCATTTTTGATCAAGCCATGGGTGAACTCTTTGTCTGTGGCGTCGCTGGCAACATCCCAACCGACGAAATCATTGCCAGCCTTGAATATGCGGTTTCAATACTTGGCACGCCACTGATTATGATCGAAGGACATACGAACTGTGGCGCTGTTCATGCGGCCCTCACACATCGCAATGATCTCAGTCAGCTGCCTGGCTCACTTCCTGATCTGATCACTCAGATTCTTCCTTGCACTTCGGCTTTGCAAGGTGATGAAAGTGGTTGGCTTGATCAAGCGGTCACCAATAATGTCAACGCAGGTATCAGGCGCATTCTGGAACGATCACAGGTCATTCAAGAAGCAGTGGAATCAGGTACGTGCCAAGTGCTTGGTGGTGTCTATCACCTTGAGAGCGGGATCTTCAATTTAATTGACGGTGAGTCTCAGTAG